The sequence below is a genomic window from Lolium perenne isolate Kyuss_39 chromosome 4, Kyuss_2.0, whole genome shotgun sequence.
GAGAAGGAGGAGGCGAAACCCCTGTATGACGACCAAGGCGCATCGGGTATGTCCCTCGTCCAGCGCTGGTCGTTGACCAAAGAGAGGTGCACGGTCGGGGCCATCAGGAGCTGCGTCGAGTGGGAGCCCGAGTCCTTCAACCTTGTGTCGGCGCTCCTCAGCATGCCGGTCTTGCCCCTCGGCCTTCTGCCTCCATCCGACGACGGAGGCCGGCGACGCCCCGGGACCAGCACGGCCGACGGATCGGAGCACGCCACCGTGCGGTGGCTGGACACGCAGCCACCCGGCTCAGTGGTGTACGTGGCGCTGGGGAGCGAGGTACCGCTACGCGTGGAGCAGGTGCACGAGCTGGCTCTCGGGCTGGAGCTCGCCGGGACACGCTTCCTCTGGGCCCTGAGAAAGCCCAGCGGCGCCGCCGTCCTAGAGGACGATGCTGCGGCCTCACTTCCTCTCGGCTTCCAGGAGCGCACACATGGCCGGGGATTGGTGACCACAGGGTGGGTTCCTCAGATGAGCATCCTGGCGCACGCCGCCGTGGGCGGGTTCCTGACGCACTGCGGCCGGAACTCGCTCATCGAAGGACTACTGTTCGGGCACCCTCTCGTCATGCTGCCCATCATCGGGGACCAAGGGCCGAATGCGCGCCAAATGGAAAGGAAGAAGGTAGGATTGCAGGTGGCCAGGGATGAGAACGATGGGTCGTTCAACCGCAATGGCGTCGCCACCGCAGTCCGGGCCG
It includes:
- the LOC127292219 gene encoding UDP-glycosyltransferase 91C1-like, with protein sequence MDVGSLSSSPPAPLRIVIVPWLAFGHLLPYLELAEQLASRGHCVSYVSTPRNLARLPPLRPAAALRVDLVPLPLPRVDGLPDSAESTNDVPDEMRELHWKAFDGLAAPFAEFLAAAYADEDRRPHWIIADSFHHWVAAAAVEHKVPCAMFLPTAAVIAAVQPPPSEHDGARAVTRPLYEKEEAKPLYDDQGASGMSLVQRWSLTKERCTVGAIRSCVEWEPESFNLVSALLSMPVLPLGLLPPSDDGGRRRPGTSTADGSEHATVRWLDTQPPGSVVYVALGSEVPLRVEQVHELALGLELAGTRFLWALRKPSGAAVLEDDAAASLPLGFQERTHGRGLVTTGWVPQMSILAHAAVGGFLTHCGRNSLIEGLLFGHPLVMLPIIGDQGPNARQMERKKVGLQVARDENDGSFNRNGVATAVRAVMVEGEARSGFVANALKMRQVVANKELQEGYVDQFVHQLRSYADADANC